The following are from one region of the Novosphingobium humi genome:
- a CDS encoding globin, translated as MAPVSDETDQIEGEQVARKTPYERLGGREVIVAITNRFYDLMEADPAYAALRAMHAADLGPMRESLAGFLTGWSGGPRDWFASGKCMMSMHRGLPIARETADQWAAAMARAIADVAPADKVMADAMAGVLEEIAGSMVPVEAPVAASAD; from the coding sequence ATGGCCCCCGTGAGTGATGAAACCGACCAGATCGAAGGCGAACAGGTGGCCCGCAAGACGCCCTATGAGCGGCTGGGCGGGCGCGAGGTGATCGTGGCGATCACCAACCGTTTCTATGATCTGATGGAGGCTGATCCGGCCTATGCCGCGCTGCGCGCGATGCATGCGGCCGATCTGGGGCCGATGCGCGAAAGTCTGGCCGGGTTTCTGACCGGATGGTCGGGCGGGCCGCGCGACTGGTTCGCCTCGGGCAAATGCATGATGAGCATGCATCGCGGATTGCCCATCGCGCGCGAAACCGCCGACCAATGGGCCGCCGCCATGGCCCGCGCGATTGCCGATGTGGCCCCGGCGGATAAGGTGATGGCTGATGCCATGGCCGGTGTGCTGGAGGAAATCGCCGGTTCGATGGTGCCGGTCGAAGCGCCCGTTGCGGCATCAGCGGACTGA
- a CDS encoding YoaK family protein, which yields MHRLDRSRRSLAIALSALAGFVDASGFVANGGYFISFMSGNSTRMAVDLASDMRRALVPAGLILGFVLGVALGTRVAARSGPWRKVAVLGMVCALLSLGALAHGTVVAQGALVLAMGALNATFQREGEGSLALTYVTGALVKAGQALGGQKVPGAGAGLALWLGLVLGGLGGAAMGLHYPEAGLWLGAAWAALATLAAIRITRQ from the coding sequence ATGCACAGGCTCGACCGCTCCCGACGCAGCCTTGCCATCGCGCTTTCGGCGCTGGCGGGCTTTGTCGATGCCAGCGGTTTTGTCGCCAATGGCGGCTATTTCATCTCCTTCATGTCGGGCAATTCGACGCGCATGGCGGTCGATCTGGCCAGCGATATGCGCCGCGCGCTGGTGCCTGCCGGGCTGATCCTGGGCTTTGTGCTGGGCGTGGCGCTGGGGACGAGGGTGGCGGCGCGTTCGGGGCCGTGGCGCAAGGTGGCGGTGCTGGGCATGGTCTGCGCGCTGCTCTCGCTGGGCGCGCTGGCGCATGGCACGGTGGTGGCGCAAGGCGCGCTGGTGCTGGCGATGGGCGCGCTCAACGCCACGTTTCAGCGTGAGGGCGAGGGGAGCCTTGCGCTGACCTATGTGACCGGGGCGCTGGTCAAGGCGGGGCAGGCGCTGGGCGGGCAGAAAGTGCCGGGGGCAGGCGCCGGGCTGGCGCTATGGCTGGGTCTGGTGCTGGGCGGGCTGGGCGGTGCGGCGATGGGGCTGCATTATCCGGAGGCGGGGCTTTGGCTGGGGGCAGCATGGGCGGCTCTGGCCACGCTGGCCGCCATTCGCATCACCCGGCAATAG
- a CDS encoding helicase-related protein, with amino-acid sequence MVHTPNLRASFRPQQSHDGRVKAVLGPTNTGKTHLAIERLCAHSSGAIGFPLRLLAREVYEKVCAIKGAEHVALITGEERIEPPGARWLLCTVEAMPVRGPVRGGSKQGANARFTDLSFVAIDEIQLCGDRDRGHIFTDRLLHARGRDETMLLGSSVMEPLVKSLVPEAEIVSRPRFSTLSHSGAKKLSRVPPRSAIVAFSAEQVYAVAEMLRRFRGGAAVVMGALSPETRNRQVELYQSGEVDYLVATDAIGMGLNLDITHVAFAGLSKYDGVRQRRLLPTEMAQIAGRAGRHQRDGTFGTLAGTGGHDAEFSDEEIYAIEEHRFAPLTRLFWRESDLSFDSVARLIDSLERPPAKAELIAAPQAIDLAVLKRLAEDPDIASGLRGTGLVRRFWEACSLPDFRQQGAETHARFVARLWEELRHGPLGADTAPRAIAQLDNTQGDIDTLQGRIAAVRSWSYICQRPDWVLARDEMAARAREVESRLSDALHARLTERFVNRRTTVLMRKLGPDAGLLCVAMEGDDVLVEGEKIGTLSGFAFRVDPSARHEDARLLQAAAEKHLPDLLARRAGELIAALNAGEADVAMQGESIVWHGHPIARIARGRALLTPTLTAAPLLDRLAAPLRADLVAALGQWLARRWKPLAPLAAMEAASLDPDSGSDLRALLIRMIEGGGMVDRAASGVEKLSPPQRDVLRRLGVRIGPLDLFHPAMVKAAPLQLWQATVGGSGAIAQPMAPVVKIGEKPVPRGYRRLGQEALRIDRADRLLREAHARRKAAGGKGSKGAGAAFPLDPGEAVKIGLSTRAYAHLLRLGGFRPIMPRVLAPEIHGPPAPLVWRWHPPRRETEAAARRQAAMDADSPFAALASLVA; translated from the coding sequence ATGGTTCACACCCCCAACCTGCGCGCTTCGTTTCGCCCGCAACAATCCCATGATGGCCGGGTAAAGGCCGTGCTTGGCCCCACCAACACCGGCAAGACCCATCTGGCCATCGAGCGGCTCTGCGCCCATTCCTCCGGCGCCATCGGCTTTCCGCTGCGGCTGCTGGCGCGCGAGGTCTATGAAAAGGTCTGCGCGATCAAGGGCGCGGAACATGTCGCGCTGATCACCGGCGAGGAGCGGATCGAGCCGCCGGGTGCGCGCTGGCTGCTCTGTACGGTCGAGGCGATGCCAGTGAGGGGGCCGGTCAGGGGCGGTTCGAAACAGGGGGCCAATGCTCGCTTCACCGACCTGTCCTTTGTCGCCATCGACGAAATTCAACTCTGCGGCGACCGCGATCGCGGGCATATTTTCACCGACCGCCTGCTCCATGCGCGCGGGCGCGATGAGACGATGCTGCTCGGCTCCTCGGTGATGGAGCCGCTGGTCAAGTCTCTCGTACCCGAGGCCGAGATCGTCAGCCGCCCGCGCTTTTCCACGCTCAGCCATTCGGGCGCAAAGAAGCTGTCGCGCGTGCCGCCGCGCAGCGCCATCGTCGCCTTTTCCGCCGAGCAGGTCTATGCCGTGGCCGAAATGCTGCGCCGGTTTCGCGGCGGGGCGGCGGTGGTGATGGGCGCGCTTTCGCCCGAAACCCGCAACCGCCAGGTCGAACTCTATCAATCGGGCGAGGTCGATTATCTGGTGGCCACCGATGCCATCGGCATGGGGCTGAACCTTGATATCACCCATGTGGCTTTCGCCGGGCTGTCGAAATATGACGGAGTGCGCCAGCGCCGGTTGCTGCCCACCGAAATGGCGCAGATCGCCGGGCGCGCCGGGCGGCATCAGCGCGACGGCACGTTCGGCACGCTGGCCGGAACGGGGGGCCATGACGCGGAATTTTCCGATGAGGAAATCTACGCCATTGAGGAACACCGCTTCGCCCCGCTGACCCGCCTGTTCTGGCGCGAATCCGATCTCAGCTTCGATTCGGTGGCGCGGTTGATCGATTCGTTGGAGCGGCCCCCGGCCAAGGCCGAGCTGATCGCCGCCCCGCAGGCCATCGATCTGGCCGTGCTCAAGCGCCTTGCCGAAGACCCCGATATTGCGTCGGGCCTGCGCGGCACGGGGCTGGTGCGCCGGTTCTGGGAAGCCTGCTCGCTGCCCGATTTTCGCCAGCAGGGAGCCGAAACCCACGCCCGTTTCGTCGCCCGCCTGTGGGAGGAGTTGCGCCACGGGCCGCTGGGCGCCGACACTGCCCCGCGCGCCATTGCCCAGCTCGACAACACGCAGGGCGACATTGACACGTTACAGGGCCGGATCGCGGCGGTGCGTTCGTGGTCCTATATCTGCCAGCGGCCCGATTGGGTGCTGGCGCGCGATGAAATGGCGGCCCGCGCGCGCGAAGTGGAATCGCGCCTCTCCGATGCCTTGCACGCCCGCCTGACCGAGCGCTTCGTCAACCGGCGCACCACGGTTCTGATGCGCAAGCTGGGGCCGGACGCGGGTCTGCTCTGCGTGGCGATGGAGGGCGACGATGTGCTGGTCGAGGGCGAAAAGATCGGCACGCTGAGCGGCTTTGCCTTTCGCGTTGACCCTTCTGCGCGGCATGAGGATGCGCGGCTGCTTCAGGCGGCGGCGGAAAAGCATCTGCCCGACCTGCTGGCCCGCCGCGCGGGCGAATTGATCGCGGCGCTCAACGCGGGCGAGGCCGATGTGGCGATGCAGGGCGAAAGCATCGTCTGGCATGGCCACCCTATCGCGCGGATCGCGCGGGGGCGGGCGCTGCTCACTCCCACGCTGACGGCTGCGCCCTTGCTCGACCGGCTTGCCGCGCCCTTGCGCGCCGATTTGGTCGCGGCGCTGGGGCAATGGCTGGCGCGGCGGTGGAAACCGCTTGCCCCGCTGGCGGCGATGGAGGCGGCCAGCCTTGATCCTGACAGCGGGTCGGACCTGCGCGCGCTGCTGATCCGCATGATCGAAGGGGGCGGGATGGTCGATCGCGCCGCCTCGGGCGTGGAAAAGCTCTCTCCGCCCCAGCGCGACGTGCTGCGGCGGCTGGGCGTGCGGATCGGGCCGCTCGATCTGTTCCACCCTGCGATGGTCAAGGCCGCGCCGCTGCAATTGTGGCAAGCGACGGTGGGCGGCAGCGGGGCGATTGCCCAGCCGATGGCCCCTGTGGTCAAGATCGGCGAAAAACCGGTGCCGCGCGGCTATCGCCGGTTGGGCCAGGAGGCGCTGCGCATCGACCGGGCCGACCGGCTGCTGCGCGAGGCCCATGCGCGGCGCAAGGCCGCGGGCGGCAAGGGCAGCAAGGGCGCAGGCGCGGCCTTCCCGCTCGATCCGGGCGAAGCGGTGAAGATCGGCCTTTCGACGCGGGCCTATGCCCATCTGCTGCGGCTGGGCGGATTTCGCCCGATCATGCCGCGCGTGCTGGCGCCTGAAATCCACGGGCCGCCCGCGCCGCTGGTCTGGCGCTGGCATCCTCCCCGGCGCGAGACCGAGGCAGCCGCCCGTCGGCAGGCCGCGATGGATGCCGACAGCCCCTTTGCCGCTCTGGCCTCGCTGGTGGCCTGA
- a CDS encoding L-threonylcarbamoyladenylate synthase yields MADNDLPRIVTTSPEDLALAARALRDGAIVAVPTETVYGLAARADSVDAVAAIYRAKGRPDFNPLIVHVPDLAGAEALAVLDDRARALAAAFWPGPLTMVLPRRADAPLAAAVTAGLPTVAIRCPAHPVMQAILRESGLPLAAPSANRSGGVSPTTAGHVADSLGGRVPVIVDGGACRAGIESTIVALRSDGGWQVLRPGPITSADLAAVLGQGEAHEDRGIEAPGQMTSHYAPGKPVRLNAAEKAADEFYITFGGEGGDASLSRSGDLAEAAARLYAALHEAAHAPQPKLAIAPIPDTGIGAAINDRLRRAAAPL; encoded by the coding sequence ATGGCTGACAATGATCTTCCCCGTATCGTGACCACTTCGCCCGAGGATCTGGCGCTGGCGGCGCGCGCCTTGCGCGACGGGGCGATTGTCGCGGTGCCGACCGAGACGGTCTATGGTCTGGCCGCGCGCGCCGACAGTGTCGATGCCGTGGCCGCGATCTATCGGGCCAAGGGAAGGCCGGATTTCAATCCCTTGATTGTCCATGTGCCCGATCTGGCCGGGGCTGAGGCGCTGGCGGTGCTCGATGACCGTGCGCGGGCGCTGGCGGCGGCTTTCTGGCCGGGGCCTTTGACGATGGTTTTGCCGCGCCGGGCCGATGCGCCCTTGGCGGCGGCGGTGACGGCGGGCTTGCCCACGGTGGCGATTCGCTGTCCGGCGCATCCGGTGATGCAGGCGATTTTGCGCGAATCCGGCCTGCCGCTGGCCGCGCCATCGGCCAATCGCAGCGGCGGAGTCAGCCCGACCACGGCGGGCCATGTCGCGGATTCGCTGGGCGGGCGGGTGCCGGTGATCGTCGATGGCGGGGCGTGCCGGGCGGGGATTGAATCGACGATTGTCGCGCTGCGTTCCGATGGCGGATGGCAGGTGCTGCGCCCCGGTCCGATCACCTCGGCGGATCTGGCGGCGGTCCTGGGGCAGGGCGAGGCGCATGAGGATCGCGGCATTGAGGCGCCGGGCCAGATGACCAGCCATTATGCGCCGGGCAAGCCTGTGCGCCTGAATGCTGCTGAGAAGGCCGCTGACGAGTTTTACATCACTTTTGGGGGCGAAGGGGGCGACGCCTCGCTTTCGCGCTCAGGCGACCTTGCAGAGGCTGCAGCGCGGCTCTACGCGGCGCTGCATGAGGCAGCCCATGCGCCGCAGCCCAAATTGGCCATCGCCCCGATCCCCGATACCGGCATCGGCGCTGCGATCAACGACCGCCTGCGCCGGGCGGCGGCGCCACTTTAA
- a CDS encoding head GIN domain-containing protein, translating into MDFRKITSAFAPMIAIGMTAMLSGCHDGEVSLHGAGKPLAELDLSGPAPDSVVVLGPDAVKIEPGDKLAIKVDGAPDQASHLRFTLKDGTLGILRDRKGWNTGDAVSVLVTMPAPKSLTMTGSGKITAADLARKAEINIVGSGDIETPKVEGEKLEISIGGSGTYRGAGHTADLKVNIAGSGSAEMAAMKADKADISILGSGGAQFASDGAVKASMMGSGSVHVKGRAKCEVSAMGSGKLVCEP; encoded by the coding sequence ATGGACTTTCGCAAGATCACATCCGCCTTTGCCCCGATGATCGCCATCGGCATGACCGCCATGCTTTCCGGGTGCCACGATGGCGAGGTTTCGCTGCATGGCGCGGGCAAGCCGCTGGCCGAACTCGACCTGTCCGGCCCGGCGCCCGACAGCGTGGTGGTGCTTGGCCCCGATGCGGTGAAGATCGAACCGGGCGACAAACTGGCCATCAAGGTCGATGGCGCCCCCGATCAGGCCTCCCATCTGCGCTTTACGCTGAAGGACGGCACGCTGGGGATTTTGCGCGACAGGAAAGGCTGGAACACCGGCGATGCTGTTTCGGTGCTGGTGACCATGCCTGCGCCCAAATCGCTGACCATGACCGGATCGGGCAAGATCACCGCCGCCGATCTGGCCCGCAAGGCGGAAATCAACATCGTGGGTTCGGGCGATATAGAAACGCCCAAGGTGGAAGGCGAGAAGCTGGAAATCTCGATCGGCGGTTCGGGCACCTATCGCGGGGCGGGCCATACCGCCGACCTCAAGGTCAATATCGCGGGCAGCGGCAGCGCCGAAATGGCCGCGATGAAAGCCGACAAGGCCGATATTTCGATCCTTGGTTCAGGCGGCGCGCAATTCGCCTCGGACGGGGCGGTGAAGGCCTCGATGATGGGTTCGGGATCGGTGCATGTCAAAGGCCGCGCCAAATGCGAGGTCAGCGCGATGGGTTCGGGCAAGCTGGTGTGCGAACCTTAA
- a CDS encoding RNA-binding S4 domain-containing protein, with translation MRIDKLLWFLRLVKTRGAAQEWVEAGHIRRNGTRIERCSASVAVGDVLVLPVPSGVRIIRLIAMPNRRGPANEAQSCYEALDETAPSPLAAGKVCSSSKGDLQP, from the coding sequence ATGCGGATCGACAAGCTCCTCTGGTTTCTGCGGCTGGTCAAAACGCGCGGGGCGGCGCAGGAATGGGTCGAGGCGGGCCATATCCGCCGCAACGGCACGCGGATAGAGCGATGCTCGGCCTCGGTTGCGGTGGGCGATGTGCTGGTGCTGCCGGTGCCTTCGGGGGTGCGGATCATCCGGTTGATCGCCATGCCAAACCGGCGCGGACCGGCAAATGAGGCACAAAGCTGTTATGAGGCGCTTGACGAGACCGCCCCTTCCCCACTAGCAGCGGGGAAAGTTTGTTCTTCATCGAAAGGGGATTTGCAGCCATGA
- a CDS encoding ATP-binding protein, with protein sequence MADSGDPLARIAAALERLGAHLVPPAPAAAQWLAHPAYVWDGRTARGVERLDAPALRLLQGIEQQKEAVAGNVARLAAGHASHDMLLWGSRGMGKSALVRASVLAAAQAHPGAIALVQVAPDALSSLSALFAMLGRVDRQFLTFIDDLGFEEGDLSGPRALRSWLEGGVEARPANVRLAVTSNRRAIVGRSLGEQDDPINPRDVVDDKLALADRFGLSIGFHACSQDDYLAIISGYAQELGLSFEVGDALEWSKRRGSRSGRIAWHYVHELAGRAGMRI encoded by the coding sequence ATGGCCGATTCCGGCGATCCTCTGGCCCGCATTGCCGCTGCTCTGGAGCGACTGGGAGCGCATTTGGTCCCCCCCGCCCCGGCGGCGGCGCAATGGCTGGCCCATCCCGCCTATGTCTGGGACGGGCGGACCGCGCGCGGGGTGGAGCGGCTGGATGCCCCCGCATTGCGCCTGCTTCAGGGCATTGAGCAGCAGAAGGAAGCGGTTGCGGGCAATGTCGCAAGGCTGGCTGCGGGCCATGCCTCGCATGACATGCTGCTGTGGGGATCGCGCGGCATGGGCAAATCCGCGCTGGTGCGCGCCAGCGTGCTGGCCGCGGCGCAGGCCCACCCCGGCGCCATCGCGCTGGTTCAAGTGGCCCCCGATGCGCTCTCCTCGCTCTCGGCGCTGTTTGCCATGCTGGGGCGGGTGGATCGCCAATTCCTCACCTTCATCGACGACCTCGGCTTTGAAGAAGGCGACCTCTCCGGCCCGCGCGCGCTGCGCTCATGGCTCGAAGGCGGGGTCGAGGCGCGCCCGGCCAATGTCCGCCTTGCAGTCACATCGAACCGCCGCGCCATCGTCGGGCGCAGCCTGGGCGAGCAGGACGACCCCATCAATCCGCGCGATGTGGTGGATGATAAGCTGGCGCTGGCCGACCGCTTCGGCCTCTCCATCGGGTTCCACGCCTGCTCTCAGGACGATTATCTGGCGATCATTTCCGGCTATGCGCAGGAGTTGGGGCTGAGCTTTGAAGTGGGCGATGCGCTGGAATGGTCCAAGCGGCGCGGCAGCCGGTCGGGGCGAATCGCGTGGCATTATGTGCATGAGCTGGCCGGGCGGGCCGGGATGCGGATTTAA
- the fdxA gene encoding ferredoxin FdxA codes for MTYVVTDACIRCKYMDCVEVCPVDAFYEGENMLVINPSECIDCGVCEPECPAEAILPDTESGLEQWLELNTKFSAEWPNITTKKDSPDDADEFKGVDGKFEKFFSEAPGEGD; via the coding sequence ATGACCTATGTCGTTACCGACGCCTGCATCCGCTGCAAATACATGGATTGCGTGGAAGTGTGCCCGGTTGACGCCTTTTACGAAGGCGAAAACATGCTGGTGATCAATCCGAGCGAATGCATCGATTGCGGCGTTTGCGAACCGGAATGCCCGGCCGAAGCCATTCTGCCCGACACCGAAAGCGGGCTGGAGCAGTGGCTGGAACTGAACACCAAGTTCAGCGCCGAATGGCCCAACATCACCACCAAGAAGGATTCGCCCGATGACGCCGACGAATTCAAGGGCGTGGACGGCAAGTTCGAAAAGTTCTTCTCTGAAGCGCCGGGTGAAGGTGACTGA
- a CDS encoding CarD family transcriptional regulator, translating into MTAKAHAFDVGDYVVYPKHGVGRVIELLEQEIAGMKLELYVLRFEKERMTLRVPVNKVEAIGMRKLSSDKTLREAMDTLKGKPKIKRTMWSRRAQEYEAKINSGDLVSIAEVTRDLFRADDQPEQSYSERQIFEAASSRLARELAAMEKTDEPAALKKILAILNEYAPKYYEAAAAV; encoded by the coding sequence ATGACCGCCAAGGCGCACGCCTTCGATGTCGGAGATTACGTCGTATACCCCAAGCACGGCGTTGGCCGGGTGATCGAACTGCTCGAGCAGGAGATCGCGGGGATGAAGCTTGAACTGTATGTGTTGCGGTTTGAAAAAGAACGCATGACGCTGCGCGTTCCGGTCAACAAGGTCGAGGCGATCGGCATGCGTAAACTGTCCTCGGACAAGACTTTGCGCGAGGCGATGGACACGCTCAAGGGCAAGCCCAAGATCAAGCGCACCATGTGGTCGCGCCGCGCCCAGGAGTATGAAGCGAAGATCAATTCGGGTGATCTGGTGTCGATCGCCGAGGTGACCCGCGACCTGTTCCGCGCCGACGATCAGCCCGAGCAGTCCTATTCGGAACGCCAGATCTTTGAAGCCGCCTCCAGCCGCCTCGCGCGCGAACTGGCCGCGATGGAAAAGACCGACGAACCGGCTGCTCTGAAGAAGATCCTCGCGATCCTTAATGAGTATGCGCCCAAATATTACGAGGCCGCCGCCGCCGTCTGA
- a CDS encoding M23 family metallopeptidase, with product MASRALSVAPVLPSALAARMQRALRGFDFATDLAEEIGTARWYRGLGLMLGGIGLAVALWPGIGGGPVIASQSMDAIAREQWRSQTVQPLLYGGDTGQRMGPTSRLVPLAQAPERPSLDLSVMLAQDDSIEAMLGRAGVSAADNGAARVALASAVPLDEIAPGTRFALHLGQAAGAGAPRPLESLSLRARFDLDLTLTRSAAGGFVVARHVLPVDSTPLRIRGVAGASVYRAARAAGAPMKAIQQFLAAIDAHLSLDQVHQGDVFDMVVDYKRAPDGQVEVGDLQYAAIESGGHMAKQLLRWGKGRDAQFYDASDMAESRATQALVMPVAGARISSGFGLRLHPILGFARMHAGTDLAAPWGAPVYAVADAVVNFVGPHGGHGNYIRLDHGGAVSTGYGHLSRFAVSPGMRVRAGQVIGYVGSTGLSTGPHLHYEVFRGGAPVDPMSVGFTVRAGVDRAELAAFRARLGQMLHVKPSAGLGPVGAQMAMRAPASAMPY from the coding sequence ATGGCAAGCCGCGCCCTTTCCGTTGCTCCTGTCCTGCCGTCGGCTCTGGCCGCGCGGATGCAGCGTGCCTTGCGCGGTTTCGACTTTGCCACCGACCTCGCCGAGGAGATCGGCACGGCGCGCTGGTATCGCGGGCTGGGGTTGATGCTGGGCGGGATCGGTCTGGCGGTGGCGCTCTGGCCGGGGATCGGCGGCGGCCCGGTCATCGCCTCGCAGTCGATGGACGCCATCGCGCGCGAGCAATGGCGCAGCCAGACCGTGCAGCCGCTGCTCTATGGCGGCGATACCGGGCAAAGGATGGGGCCGACCTCGCGCCTTGTGCCTCTGGCGCAGGCGCCCGAACGGCCCAGTCTCGACCTCTCGGTCATGCTGGCGCAGGACGATAGCATCGAGGCGATGCTGGGCCGCGCCGGGGTGTCGGCGGCGGACAATGGCGCGGCGCGCGTGGCGCTGGCCTCGGCGGTGCCGTTGGATGAAATCGCGCCGGGCACGCGCTTTGCCCTGCATCTGGGGCAGGCCGCAGGCGCCGGGGCGCCGCGTCCGCTCGAAAGCCTTTCCCTGCGCGCGCGTTTTGATCTCGACCTGACGCTGACCCGTTCGGCGGCGGGGGGCTTTGTCGTGGCCCGCCATGTGCTGCCGGTCGATTCCACGCCTTTGCGCATTCGCGGCGTGGCCGGGGCCAGCGTCTATCGCGCCGCCCGCGCCGCCGGCGCGCCGATGAAGGCCATCCAGCAGTTCCTGGCCGCCATCGACGCGCATCTCAGCCTGGATCAGGTGCATCAGGGCGATGTGTTCGACATGGTGGTCGATTACAAACGCGCCCCCGATGGTCAGGTCGAGGTGGGCGATCTGCAATATGCCGCGATCGAATCGGGCGGGCATATGGCCAAGCAATTGCTGCGCTGGGGCAAGGGCCGCGATGCGCAATTCTATGACGCATCGGACATGGCCGAGAGCCGCGCGACGCAGGCGCTGGTGATGCCGGTGGCGGGGGCGCGGATCAGTTCGGGCTTTGGCCTGCGGCTGCATCCGATCCTGGGCTTTGCGCGGATGCATGCGGGCACGGACCTTGCCGCGCCATGGGGCGCGCCGGTCTATGCGGTGGCCGATGCGGTGGTCAATTTCGTGGGGCCGCATGGGGGCCATGGCAATTACATCCGGCTCGATCATGGCGGGGCGGTTTCCACCGGCTATGGCCATCTTTCCCGCTTTGCCGTCTCGCCCGGCATGCGCGTGCGCGCGGGGCAGGTGATCGGCTATGTCGGCTCGACGGGCCTCTCGACCGGCCCGCATCTGCATTATGAGGTGTTTCGCGGCGGGGCGCCGGTGGATCCGATGTCGGTGGGCTTTACCGTGCGCGCCGGGGTGGACCGGGCCGAGCTGGCCGCGTTTCGTGCGCGTCTGGGGCAAATGCTCCACGTGAAACCTTCGGCGGGGCTGGGGCCGGTGGGGGCGCAAATGGCGATGCGCGCGCCAGCCTCCGCCATGCCCTATTGA
- a CDS encoding DUF167 domain-containing protein yields MARPKVALPAPEAIRALVDGEGRLAVKVTPGARSEGLEIVEGRLLVKVRAKPEDGKATEAVIGLVASALGLGASRITLLRGATSREKLLSIAG; encoded by the coding sequence ATGGCGCGGCCTAAAGTCGCGCTGCCCGCGCCCGAGGCGATCCGCGCGCTGGTCGATGGCGAAGGCAGGCTGGCGGTGAAGGTAACGCCGGGCGCGCGCAGCGAGGGGCTGGAGATTGTCGAGGGCCGCCTGCTGGTCAAGGTCCGCGCCAAGCCCGAGGACGGCAAGGCGACCGAGGCGGTGATCGGACTGGTGGCTTCCGCGCTGGGTCTGGGCGCAAGCCGGATCACGTTGCTGCGCGGGGCAACCTCGCGCGAAAAACTGCTCTCTATTGCCGGGTGA
- a CDS encoding PQQ-dependent sugar dehydrogenase codes for MSPTLRKSLIALGAVILVGGGGFAYLMHGNVSQLPIEQMEGRKPKLVDPEPETFPTVGLVKSVGWAANEAPIAAQGLSVSRFATGLQHPRTILTLPNGDVLVAETGAPKDNGPGGITGFFQNIFMGFVGAGDPSPNRIVLLRDSKGTGVADQRFVLREGLSSPSGMAYGDGKLYIANHDAVLAFDFQPGATSLTAAPKKLMDLPPAGNHWMRNLVLSPDGKHLYVAIGSASNIGERGPKAEEGRATIYEIDIASGHARRYAMGLRNANGMAWNPSTQELWTVVNERDQLGPDLVPDYLTNVPVGSHYGWPWFYWGKNEDNRVYQNTPEFQMPEFLIDYVRKPEYALGPHVAALGLTFVKGGEKMGAHYANGAFIARHGSWNRKPPVGYDVVFVRFDANGNPQGLPEKVLTGFLKPDGEAHGRPTWLSFAQDGALLVSDDTGGIIWRVVAPGAAPAAEIKPVVVKHLPPQKDLNGDPEIQYRLKFKDDQKVQEN; via the coding sequence ATGAGCCCTACTTTGCGCAAATCGCTTATCGCCCTTGGTGCCGTCATTCTGGTTGGCGGGGGTGGCTTTGCCTATCTTATGCATGGCAATGTCTCCCAATTGCCGATCGAGCAGATGGAGGGCCGCAAGCCCAAGCTGGTCGATCCCGAACCGGAGACTTTCCCGACGGTGGGTCTGGTCAAATCGGTGGGCTGGGCCGCCAATGAGGCGCCCATCGCCGCGCAGGGGCTGAGCGTCAGCCGGTTTGCCACCGGGCTGCAACATCCGCGCACGATCCTCACCCTGCCCAACGGCGATGTGCTGGTGGCCGAAACCGGCGCGCCCAAGGACAATGGGCCGGGCGGGATCACCGGATTTTTCCAGAACATCTTCATGGGCTTTGTCGGCGCGGGCGATCCCAGCCCGAACCGCATAGTCCTGCTGCGCGACAGCAAGGGCACCGGGGTTGCCGACCAGCGCTTTGTCCTGCGCGAGGGGCTCTCCTCGCCTTCGGGCATGGCCTATGGCGATGGCAAGCTCTACATCGCCAACCATGATGCGGTGCTGGCCTTTGATTTCCAGCCCGGCGCGACCAGCCTTACGGCTGCGCCCAAAAAGCTGATGGATCTGCCGCCTGCGGGCAATCACTGGATGCGCAATCTGGTGCTCAGCCCCGATGGCAAGCATCTCTATGTCGCCATCGGTTCGGCCTCGAACATCGGCGAACGCGGGCCCAAGGCCGAGGAAGGCCGCGCCACGATCTATGAAATCGACATCGCCAGCGGCCATGCGCGCCGCTATGCGATGGGGCTGCGCAATGCCAACGGCATGGCATGGAACCCCTCGACGCAGGAACTCTGGACGGTGGTGAACGAGCGCGATCAGCTCGGCCCCGATCTGGTGCCGGACTATCTGACCAATGTGCCGGTGGGGTCGCACTATGGCTGGCCGTGGTTCTATTGGGGCAAGAACGAGGACAATCGCGTCTATCAGAACACGCCCGAATTCCAGATGCCCGAATTCCTGATCGATTATGTCCGCAAGCCCGAATATGCGCTGGGGCCACATGTGGCCGCGCTGGGGCTGACCTTTGTGAAGGGCGGTGAGAAGATGGGCGCGCATTATGCGAATGGCGCCTTCATCGCGCGTCATGGATCGTGGAATCGCAAACCGCCGGTTGGCTATGATGTTGTTTTCGTGCGATTTGATGCCAATGGCAATCCTCAGGGCCTGCCTGAAAAGGTGCTGACCGGCTTCCTCAAGCCGGACGGCGAGGCGCATGGGCGCCCCACTTGGCTGAGCTTTGCGCAGGACGGCGCGCTGCTGGTGTCGGACGATACCGGCGGGATCATCTGGCGCGTGGTGGCGCCCGGTGCTGCGCCCGCCGCCGAGATCAAGCCGGTCGTTGTCAAGCATCTGCCGCCGCAGAAGGACCTCAATGGCGATCCGGAAATCCAGTATCGTCTGAAGTTCAAGGACGATCAGAAGGTGCAGGAGAATTGA